The Paramisgurnus dabryanus chromosome 24, PD_genome_1.1, whole genome shotgun sequence genome contains the following window.
AacattctggtctgaaaacttGCAAAACTTGAAATTTGTTTAACTTTTGTATAAGACGTTTTGTCTTGTAGGGAAACACTGAGCCTTTTTCATAAGCTGAACGtatttttacataaatactCAGTTTAAAACAATAACACATGGCGCATGTTTCACGAATTAGCCCAGACATCGGACGACTCCGGGCCGGATCCGCACTGAAGTCAACCCCCATTGCGGATCTGgcccggagtcgtctgctgtctgggagGCTCAAttgttttccattaaaactGTTAGCTTAGGGAAGAAGGCACATTacatttactaaaaataaaaacccaACAAATTCAACTTGTCAGCTTGTAAAGTGCAGAAAGTCTTTAAAGTGATTGTTTGGAAACTATGTCatttataaatgatgataaaCATCAAACAAGATACTCAATATGGATAAAATTAGTCGGTTCATAGCTTTGGTGGGTCTTTTTATAGCAGTCTAAGGGCCCAGAACAATTCGATAGCAGCCTAATAGCGTAAGACTAATCAGAAATAAATTTCACAATCAGCCTGGAATCGAAACGACAAGTGCACCAGTTTGAATTTCGCTCAATGAAttctggaaaaaaaacttttttaacgTATAACAAAACTCGTAATAAATTAATGATAATTGATTTTATGTCACTGCACATACGAGCAAAACGTCCCAAACAAAGTTGTCAAACAAGCTATGAACGAACCCCCCAAGTCTAACATGATATGCATAACAATCCAAAATTAATGAAAAggaattttttatgatttattaaGCTACGACATTCGGattatagttttaaaagtgCTGAATTCGGCTTATTCGTCCTCATGGTGTTTGAAAAACTCGTGGCCACAGATGGTAACCATGGTGATGAAGGTCATAAACTCCTGAAAGTCACATTCCGAGTCGCCGTCGGTATCCAAGCTTTCCATCAAACTGTCCATTGTAGCTTGATCTTTCACATGCTGAGCGAGAGAAAAGAGATATGACAAGAGCGAAAACAAGTTTGAGTTTGCTCTCTTCAAACTTCGAGAAAGTTTTGCTCAAGTTTAAGTCGAATCTTACCTCGAGAAGGGACGGAAATTCGTTCGTGAGCAACTCCTTGAGTTCACTTTTCTTTAATTTGTATATGTCACCTTCTTTTGATGAATATTTATGGAAGACCTCAATGATGGTTCCCAGGCAGGTCTCCAGGTCTGACATCTTTACGTAGCGTTTAGTGATTTCTAGAATGATTACAGCTTGTATTACAGTAGCCCATAGAGACGACGCaataaaaacatagtaaaatgtttcaaatgaaCACCTTCAAGCTCCTACAAACTACATGGATGGAAAAAATTTCTAAAGTtactattttaaaaatgttgaaatcattctagttttaaaatatctttttttagttatatttattattattattattattaatcatGATGATAATAAACTGATAATAGACTTACCAGCAAAGAAAGAGAGTCAGAATGGGGCTTTCGAGAACAGTGCGAGAAGACACATTTATAGGTCTGTAATGGAGGGGGCTGTTGCTTTGAAGTTCTCATCTGTCAATCACCAGAATTGACCAATGAGGCTCTGATCCTGTTCTCACTCCattacacacatgcacatttaACAAGATACAAAAGTAGACGTAAATATGAATGCACCCACACATTTATTATAGACTACAAATCTCTATAGCGGTTTCCTATTcaattgcattgtttctttgTTTATCTTTGTGCTTGATAGATAtgttttttacatgcatttgaAGAGTGCTTTCTGATCTTTCCCCCCAGGTTTGTTTGTTCGTATAGGTATTTGTTTGTCCTCTCCTCGAGCACTAAGCCGTAAGGATATGTTTTCGCCACGTCTTTTTTCCTTTTGATCAGTTCTGTTACCCAGAAGCACCCACAAGTATTTTGTTGTCGGGCATCTCTGCGGACGACAATAGTGTGTTTGAGGAAGCGAATGGTGTGGCATGTTAATGAGCTGCTGCTTTTCTGTTATAAAATTGGCCAGGCGTGTGTTTTAAACGCCGGTGGACTATTAAAGAGATTTGACATCCAAAACAGCacacatataaatacacactgGTAAATAAGAGGCAGTCTGTCTGTTTACATTATCTAGGTTCGCAACCTGGTacgataaaaacaaaccaaTTTAACAGAGCAATTGTTGTGCTTGTTACTCAAAGCAAGCTGCAAATGAGCTAGTTTAATagaaaaatatcattttaattGTACAGTTCATTATATTAAAGATATGTAGCAAGAGAAATAATACATAATATTGTAAAAATAGATTTTACATTGGAAAACAGGTGgctgtactgtaaaaaaattgctgccataaataaagtttaataaataaatcaagtTTAATAAAAGGTCTGGACTTTCAGGGGTCCATAAAATAACTATATCTTTATTAGGGCTCTAAAAAATTCATAATTTTAACTTTCTTGACTATTGAGGAGttggtacactgcaaaaaattattttcaagaaaaaaatgttcttagtatttttgtcttgttttcagtaaaaatatctaaacatttttaaattaagatgctttttcttgatgagcaaaacgacccaagaaaataagtctagtttttagaccaaaaatttcaaaattaagtgattttgtgtataaaacaagcaaaaacatctgccaatggggtaaacaaaaaaatctagaattttttttaatttagtgtttaaagaaaaaaattcacgatttttttgcttaccccattggcagatttttttgcttgttttatgcacaaaatcacttaaatgtgatatttttggtctaaaaactagacttattttcttgggtcgatttgttcatcaagaaaaagcatcttaatctaagaatttttagataattttactgaaaacaagacaaaaatactaaaaaaataatttaaatgggCTTAAGTTCTTAcaactaaatttttttaatttatagcaacttcttacttgtcaaaaaagttaaaatgttattatttcaagttatttaaacttaaacatttaagtgcagCGCATTGTATGGTTTATAGAGCATAATGATGATACAGATACAGTGGTGGCCATCATAAGGAGGAGATttgggtcatttggccccctcAAAGTCTGGACCTCAATCCCATCGTGCAAATTTGGGGTgatgccagatactcgcataatcttatGCGtgatcagagtttagtgttaagggagtgtcttgcgtgtattttgtgaacgtgagcatctcttttatcataaatggtttgacgcgtgtgcagacggcacttattttgacaaaacatgtgatgcacatggttcacatgacgcaataaacacatattttgaaaacacaagcaacacacatgacactcgaacacatattttgaatttgcgccccttcgATGAGCCGTCACGAGCCGCCAATGCAGTAAATGCTGCAAAAGGTGGACATACCAAAtattaaagaggacatatcatggaaatgcttttttcatgtttaagtgctataattgggtcccaagtgcttctatcaacctataaaatgtgaaaaagatcaaaccagtagcttagttttgttaaaccattctctgcaagcatgcaaaaaataagatcattaaaatttggctccccttgtgatgtcagaaggggataataccgccccttaatctgcacgaTCCACCCATGGCATtggcatttagtgcagagatcagctcatttgcattttaaaggacacacccaaaactaaAAAATGTCACACCTACAAAGCGGCAATTTgaacatgctgtaataaattatctattatTTTGagtatggtattttgagctagaacttcacatacgcacttTTATAGACAGGTTACCatacaatacaaatattaaagcaaacAAATATGTAACTTTCATAAAGTAAAATCAATAAAGTCTTCCTTATGAaggaaaaaatagtccctgaccgagaatgtttcacatatgtttacttTGTGATACAGAATCATTGGGTGCAGCGGTCATAGATGTGTTTAACACTAGAACTAACAGTTTTATGTTTGAGGGAATGAAGTCAGTGTGCTATGATCCCCTACTCTCTCCATCCTACTCTTTTCTGGCGATTGCCCGGTGGGCCGGACGGTCGGCGATTGTCAGACagaatttttttctgtaataagCGTGTCTTTGTGGCCTCGTATACGCAGCACAAGCAAACTGTTGTTGACACCAAACACTGCATCTTGTGTGGTGCTCGGTGTCCTGACGGCCCCTCTGTAGGGTCAGATGGTTATAACACCCAGTGAACAAATCAATAACCCATCTCTCCATCCTCATGTGTTGATCTGTTCATCACGTTGAGATCCGAGCGTGCCATTTGCCACGGACTGCATCGTAAAATCGCTCAATCATGGACGCTGTTGTGTTGTGCCTTGATAAATCAATGGTTTTGATTCAGTTTGGGAACGTGTGTGTGGGTCGGCTTTGTCTACATTGGGGTGTCAAATGTCCTTCAAAGCTTACACCTGAATAAAACACTGGAACATCGAGCCTATTTGGATACATTTCCTTAAAATTACTATATGTCCTaaccattatttaaaataaagtatgGGTATAAGATCAACCACTCTGGGTTTATTCTGCAGTAACtgtaatttattatataaatgtatataaaaatttGAAAACTTAACCAAAAGATCTCCATAAAAACTATTATGTGTTTAATAATATCAGTATCAATGGTGTGGTTTTGCTGATCGACTGAGAATAAATGCCTCTGCACAATACAGAACAAATGACTCTTTGTTGACCGCTGGCTAAGGAACCTGTTTTCTCCTTGTCATTGTGTCAGCCATATGATTAGTTGcccaatgcattctgggatacTGGTGGTGCACTGTTGCCCTAACAGAGAACTCATTCTGAGGTCCAGCCACGCTGGAGATCACATGTCCTCATTGACTGCGGTTTACAACGACTGCATGTCAGTctatactgtcagaaaaaatgaaaTGGTCCTTAGCTGTTACTGGGGTGGTACGCTTTTATAAAATAGGCACCCAAAGAGCtcatattaaagggacacttcacttaaaaaaaaattgctcattttgcagctcccctagagttaaacatttgatttataccgttttggaatccattcagcggATCTTCgtgtctggcagtaccactattagcatagcttagcataatccattgaatcggattagaccattagcatcgcgctcaaaaatgaccatagagttttgatatttttcctatttaaattttgactcttctgtagttacatcgtgtactaagcaaaattaaaagttgcaatttttaggccgatatggctaggctctcattctggcgtaataatcaaggactttgctgccataccatagctgcagcaggcacaatgatattacgcagcacccgaAAATTGTCCttttggtaactttcaatagcaggggacttcttttgggcactgtgtaatatcattgtacCATTGCATCACGTTTTAAATAGGagaaatatcaaaactctttggttattttttagcgtgatgctaatggtctaatcagattcaatggattatgctaagctatgctaaaagttgtaccgccagacctagatatcggctgaatggattccaaaacggtaaaaatcaaatgtttaactctaggggagctggaaaatgagcctattttttttttaaagtgtagtgtccctttaagacatcAGAGGTACATAGTGGTACCAAATGTAGATATGTCTGTACCTTAATGGTACATATTTGGATCTTTTTAAGGATAGtggcccagtgacagcttgggaccatttattttgtcatttttttctgacagtgtctcAGAAATCCAAAAACAGGGAAGTTTTAGTATTCAATGTTTTATAGGTTTGTAACTTGTGAAATTTAATTGTTGTAGTATCATTTTTATCTCATTAAAGTATACTTTAAGACATCAAAACATGAATTATTTCAACTTTCCATGAAAACAAAATCATATGCAAGAAGCAAAGTGCTGGTTggttgttgcacatgtcattcaAGCTGCCACTCGTCTAATTGGGTCATTCTTTTTGACATGCCAAGGCATCGATGGTCTACTCCAGGGTTGTCCaatcctggagggccggtgtctctgcagagttttattccaaccctaatccaacacacctgatccagctaatcaaggtcttactaggcaaactagatactttgaggcaggtgtgttgagggaacTTTTAGctactctgcaggacaccggccctccagaaccgactttggacacccctggtCTACTCTGAAGTTGTGTTTTAGAGCTGAATTAAACACTGAAAATATGATAATGTAATTTTTCTGTAATATTATATAGTTAAACATAAACAGACATGGGTTGTGTATATTTGTGTAATAAGAGTAAAGTAAATCAAAACGTATACAAGCAAATTAAAgtttttaagtgtttttgtaGCTCTGTCCGCAGAGTATTATGTTAGCAGCCCAaatgttgtgggtttgattcccagggatcacacatactgataaagaATTATAGCTTGAATgagtcgctttgaataaaaaaattttcTCCCTAAAAAAAGTGGGAGAACTCACAAGGATTTGCAAAGACAATTCCAGCACAGCTTTTCGCTGGATAACCTTTTGAACGTTTGAGAAATGAAATGTGCTTGTTTACAGTCTCATAAAGAAGATTTATTAGTGAGTTTGGCCACGTTTGACACTGTCTGTTTACAGTGCGCATGCGTGCGCGCCGTTGAAAGCAGCATAGAGAGAAACGCGGTTACCTTTTTGTTTGGCGTGTATTTAAGGAGAACTTTTCTTCGCATACAAATCGCCCGTCGAGATTCGGCGCCCTTTCTGTCGCTTCAGCCGTTGTCACGGTGATGGCCCGTTACCGTGCAGCTGAAGCGCTGCGTTCTCGACTCTCGCTGCGACGAAAAGGTTCGCCAAAACGCTGAGTCATCGCCTGGCAACCCGCCATGGCAACGGACGAGGGCACCCTGATTCACTAACGGTGTGATAAAAAGCCGAAGAAGTCACAACATTTGACATTTACAGGAGGCAAGCTCTCTCAGTTCAAATGTACTTTTTTATGTAGGCTACGTGGGGGCACGGCTGCTATCCGGTAAAACgctttaaaatgtccaaaaaatatatatatattactacTATCCTACTACTATGTTGCACTTTTTTTAGACACAAAGTTTCGTATCaaaaagaaaacatacaaacaaaaataaaaatacacaaacttTCGTTGCAGTGTATCCAAAAACAAGATAAATGCAGGGAATCACCAAAAATTTGATCATTTAAGGCCATTAGCATTTATACATTAattcataaataataaataaataatctgactaattaattttaaatacaaatattgcGTTTATTCACCTTCCCACATTTAATATTCTATATAGTATTTTAGTGTTTACTAGGTTATAATAAATTGTAGTTTATTATAGTATTATATAGTCATTATTTCACTTTGTTAATGTAAACTGTAGTaatctgtaatgtttttatttttttctgtaatgtttaattttatttaaaaaataaatgctttagcTTTACGGGAAGCAAGTTCTTTGAATAAACATTCATTTCATAAAGTAACTAAATCtggtatttttattattattttgtttgaaTTTAAGGGATGAAATAACATATTTGAATATTTTTCCAACGATAAATAGAGAACACAACGGAGAtatcattttatataaaaataataaagttggcagtattctgtagtattaactataatttattgatatgtactgtaatataggctactttaATATAGTAAGGTCCAAAACACTATAGTATCTTACTAAAGTTAAACTATACTATGTTTTTTTCTGTACTATTTACACCACACATAGCCCATGCTCTTTAAAGTGATGTACAGTAAGAACCAAAAAGGCAACCATAAATTTACCATAGCCATCATATTTGCTTGTGTATACAACATACAGCATAAAGTTTACAAACACTggaatttttattattttaatgaaaGCCTGTCTTTGGATTGGCTCATTTGTGTGGGTTGTTGGTCCGtttataaaaccaaaatgtcttTATCACTTTGATAAATGAAATCAGGCTAAAGATCTGTAGTTCTGGTCATTGATTCTTGTGTACTTCAATTATTAGATGTCACACACACGTCCAAATATGCCTTATTTGTGCCAAGCCACATTTATTAACCATCTGTCTATTCTGCCATGCGTGCCTTAGCCACTAGATGGCAGACTTGGATTGTAAAACATGTCACTTCTTGATGTTAATTGAATGGTTTTGCaaggtaaaataaaaaagcttgGCCCCTGTCTGCAGATAAAGGTGTGTAATCTAACCTGTTTATACTATCATCTGTTTAGTCTCTTCTACTTCCACAGATAAATCACTTGGAAATAAGCAGCTCTAAGCCACTTAACCCAGTGAAACTAAGGCCACAGTCGTATCCGTTAGACATGAAAGGTAATGCAGATCTTCCAATAAATTGGAGAGTTGGTTAATTTTAGactacttttatttttaaaagttaccTAGTAAGTATTATTATATACTGCAGTATTTACTAGTTGATCAATTCTCTATAGTTAGCACTATAGaatactataatatactacagttaataatatacagtatttttcacgtgtgaatatatatataatatttaaaattccATCCATACTGgtataaacaccacagtctggTCATTCGTGCCCGCCAAATATTGCAATATTTCCAAACACACTTGAAGGCTACATTTGACAGTGCCAGTATTTCAAAAGGCAGACGTCGCGGACTGCTGCAATAAAGTATGAAATGAGAAAAAGAAAATCATCTCCGTGCTTTATAGTCCTGTACTAAAGACTTCAATATTCCATGCAGGGCTGCGGGGTCGATTGGCAGCACAAAAGCCTGATCAATATTTGGCACTTCGAGCCACCTACAGTAGGAAGAAGTGAGGTTTAATCTGGATCACAGAATTGGTTTGGCTGGAAATCAAGGGTTGCTTGTTATAAACAGACATTTGTCGGGTTAGTCTAGTGCTGTATACAGCAGAAAAGCCCTCAAGCGTTCATCCAATTGTTAATTACAACCGGAAACAAGACTTAACCTTACACCTCACAGAGATCAACTGGTTAAGTTCAACATACCACAGCACAAAAATACACGTGCACAGGCTTACagtcacatttttttgtttgttttcagaCTTACTAAACATACTTAGCAGATAACAATTGTATTTATAATTTAGTAGGAGGGGCTTCTCAGTCTAGAAAGCTTTTAATTGTTCAACATGAGTGAGTGCCGGACTGTAAACTTTACAATTACATATGGATTTGGAAAACATGCACTATTCGCCTCAAATGCGTTTTTGCACAAGtgtaaaatattcaactcaagggaaaaattagcatgacaGGAAGTTAAATCCCCcaagtaatctagagtgagGAACGCGATgctgtgtttggtgtgtacgtagcagtACACACCAATAGCGAATTTaatgatttgcgcgagtaggttacatacaaagtcaacgcAAATACGCGAATAGACGCAAACTCACGTGGGGCGATGTGAATGATGCGAATTGGGCAGCGCGATTGCTGCAAAAACACAtgctatttgcctcaaacacGTCTTTGCGCAAGTGCacaatattcaactcaagcgaaacATTTGCCTGACAGGAAGtcaaatcccgcgagtaatctagagcgaggaacgcAATACTACGTGTTCGCTGTGTACGTGGCAttacacaccaaacacaaattcaacgatttgcgagAGTAggttacatacaaagtcaatgtaaACTCAAGCGAAAATTTTGCATGACAGGAAGTTAAAACCCaggagtaatctagagcgaggaacgcGATGCTACGTGTTTGGTATGTATGTAGCATtacacaccaaacacgaattcaacaatttgcatgagtagattacatacgaAGTCAACGCAAACACGCAAATAGACGTAAACTCCTGCGGGGCAATGTGAATGACACGAATTGGGCAGCTTGATTGCCGCAAAAACAAACGCTATTCGCATCAAAAATgtcttcgcgcaagttgaaaatattcaactcaagcaaaaaatttgcatgaaaGGAAGTTAAATCCTGTGAGTAATCCAGAGCGAGGAACGCGATGCTACATGTTTGGTGTGTAAGTAGCATTACACACCAAACATGTGTAATGctataacacagtctcaccccatttcgtcaatatttgacgacacttgaccattcgtcatatgttgacgtgaagggtatacctttcgcgtcattttttgacgaactggggacttcaatactattacgtccgttgcattctctttcctattttattaccatttgcgcgtcggtttagggttagattacgcaaaattaaacagtgtacgcgaaattaaacagtgtacgcgaaattaaacagttgtcacctggcgttggggttagaaacagttgtcacctggcgttggggttagagttaggtttgggtagggatgtcattatgtaaatctaaccctaaaccgacgcgcaaatggtaataaaataggaaagagaatgcaacggacgtaatagtattgaagtccccagttcgtcaaaaaatgacgcgaaaggtatacccttcacgtcaacatatgacgaatggtcaagtgtcgtcaaatattgacgaaatggggtgagactgggttgaatGCTACGCAAATTTGGCAGTGTGTTTGCCatgaaaacacgcgctatttgCCTCGAATGCGTCTTTGCACAAgtgtcaaatatttaactcaagcgaaaaatttgcatgacaggAAGTTAAACCccacaagtaatctagagcaatGAACAAGATGCTACATGTTTGGTCTGTATGTAGCATTACAAACCAAACgcgaattcaacgatttgcacAACTAggttacatacaaagtcaacgcAAAGATGCGAATAGATGCAAACCCGCGCGGGGTCGtgcgaatgacgcgaattgggca
Protein-coding sequences here:
- the s100b gene encoding protein S100-B, with translation MSDLETCLGTIIEVFHKYSSKEGDIYKLKKSELKELLTNEFPSLLEHVKDQATMDSLMESLDTDGDSECDFQEFMTFITMVTICGHEFFKHHEDE